Proteins co-encoded in one Macrobrachium rosenbergii isolate ZJJX-2024 chromosome 54, ASM4041242v1, whole genome shotgun sequence genomic window:
- the LOC136835064 gene encoding uncharacterized protein isoform X15 gives MDHRDPRDIILDRMLDDLKTTVGGEAELISPDVRSDSTLVSSFRSTSRNEGRSSSRGGSRSGSALGGGAGVEDGGHMKHSRREYRSPDSNTHVVTEKYEYDTGDSSKTSHYQKKVIKSTYSTFNSMNAGSLEDPPHLTKGPESPPQPSQPINTKGGEEGYVPTVDSSDTDTLGTDTMKTSKTVGSDYSTLGRLRKNINELDSLIDSLDESQQQHNAEPPPPVEVLNSAPPEPTENIGHDVPLVLEASELPPDDDEEIPSHAVTDDPSVVLTLAAAEAHSRTVSSTTQISSHSHTGTTVQQHQVMNRSTAPPNTMANGSLRSTDSSKYDGDDEMIDDSKSGEVRRIVWRNRFEKTYETQDSSKPPVVSIEDEARRRQLLQKQQITSTSTSTSTLSSPPQVSPGGQSWKEPIPLPTPPQLSPREPGVAYIYTYGNTSGTGVQPLPPLNYVSVPGPSSVPPSEGAPSPTPSQLQGQPIIYHYSYHYTIQPGQPLPDGAPPPPPGMVLPGSPPALQVAPSSQPLPPQPAQPVTTTHLTQTSKPAHPGHPAHPGHPAHPGHPAHPGHPAQPTQPDQPSTVVNYSLHKHTTRTSSSTVNQRDTTTNVIHPGGYPGGVGPGGPGSPHSPGSPHGPSGPHSPAEPYGSISPKDKDGPDSPNYPSKPHGPDYGPGSPNGPTDPGQGHPGSISITINKTTTRTTHHTGYPGEPGRPYSPSDVPPVTSTPYPSRGRSVSPERPPVSNAPQHITYVTNIRSTHSDSLERVRRPRNETLPFPDTSPIKSGGDGKIPRRVDDLMTSFSDSEHYIRRSVNEMTLRKHSPIPRKDKDGPGNGPTPRGPRRDPADEEPLLPQNNQIAVRAEADAKAVAEATPKRELTKNKAGPPVYYPPGHELFHETMHTMTLKESGRRGKAKWRMERAAGYKESSSHSETKGGMTMVPVCLPLCCGAACVVM, from the exons GAGTACATCACGAAACGAAGGGCGGAGTTCTTCGCGCGGAGGGTCAAGAAGCGGAAGCGCCCTTGGCGGAGGAGCAGGAGTGGAGGACGGAGGTCACATGAAGCACTCCAGGAGAGAGTACAGATCTCCCGACAGCAACACTCACGTCGTGACTGAGAAGTACGAGTACGATACGGGAGATTCCAGCAAG ACAAGTCACTACCAGAAGAAAGTGATCAAGTCCACGTATTCCACTTTCAATTCCATGAATGCTGGAAGCCTGGAGGACCCTCCTCACCTCACCAAAGGACCAGAATCCCCTCCCCAGCCCTCACAGCCTATCAACACTAAAG GTGGGGAGGAAGGCTATGTTCCAACTGTTGATTCCAGCGACACAGACACACTGGGAACAGATACCATGAAAACATCTAAAACCGTCGGATCCGATTACTCAACGCTTGGCAGGTTGCGGAAGAACATCAATGAACTTGACTCCTTGATCGATTCACTAGATGAATCCCAGCAGCAACACAATGCTGAGCCACCCCCTCCTGTTGAGGTTCTTAATTCTGCACCGCCTGAGCCCACTGAAAACATCGGACACGACGTACCCTTAGTTCTAGAAGCCTCTGAGCTTCCTCCAGATGATGACGAAGAAATCCCCAGTCATGCAGTTACCGATGATCCGTCCGTTGTATTGACTCTGGCTGCCGCTGAAGCCCATTCTCGTACCGTTAGTTCTACGACTCAAATTTCTTCTCATTCTCACACTGGTACCACTGTCCAACAACATCAAGTGATGAACCGTA GCACAGCCCCACCAAACACAATGGCCAATGGATCCCTCAGGTCTACTGACAGCAGTAAATATGA TGGTGACGATGAGATGATTGATGACTCAAAAAGTGGGGAAGTTCGTCGGATTGTTTGGCGCAACAGATTTGAGAAGACTTACGAAACTCAGGATTCTAGCAAGCCACCAGTG GTGAGTATTGAAGATGAAGCGAGACGCCGCCAGTTGCTCCAAAAACAGCAGATCACTTCTACTTCCACCTCCACATCTACCTTGTCCTCTCCTCCACAG GTGTCTCCAGGCGGACAGTCATGGAAAGAACCAATTCCTCTTCCAACTCCACCTCAACTATCTCCCCGGGAACCAGGAGTTGCTTACATCTATACATATGGGAATACTAGTGGAACAGGTGTTCAGCCTCTACCGCCACTCAATTACGTATCAGTTCCCGGACCATCCTCTGTGCCACCGAGTGAAGGTGCACCTTCACCAACTCCATCACAGCTTCAAGGACAGCCAATTATTTACCACTACTCTTATCACTATACTATTCAACCTGGCCAGCCTCTGCCTGATGgagcaccaccaccacccccaggAATGGTTCTACCTGGATCCCCACCAGCTCTTCAGGTAGCACCATCAAGCCAGCCCCTGCCACCACAACCTGCACAGCCTGTGACAACAACACATTTGACCCAGACCAGTAAGCCAGCTCATCCCGGTCACCCAGCTCATCCCGGTCACCCAGCTCATCCCGGTCACCCAGCTCATCCCGGTCACCCAGCTCAACCAACTCAGCCTGATCAGCCGTCAACGGTAGTTAATTACAgcttacataaacacacaactCGAACGAGCTCCTCTACAGTTAACCAGAGAGATACAACAACAAACGTTATTCATCCAGGGGGATACCCTGGGGGTGTTGGGCCCGGTGGGCCAGGTTCTCCACATAGTCCAGGTAGTCCTCACGGGCCAAGTGGCCCTCACAGTCCAGCTGAGCCCTATGGTTCAATCAGTCCAAAGGACAAAGATGGCCCTGACAGTCCAAATTATCCAAGCAAACCTCACGGTCCTGATTATGGTCCAGGTAGTCCTAATGGACCAACAGATCCTGGACAAGGACATCCTGGAAGCATTTCTATCACAATCAATAAAACTACAACTCGAACTACACATCATACAGGTTACCCAGGTGAACCAGGAAGGCCATACAGTCCCAGTGATGTACCTCCAGTCACTTCTACACCTTATCCAAGCAGGGGTCGCTCAGTCTCACCTGAAAGACCTCCAGTGAGTAATGCACCGCAACACATCACATATGTGACCAATATAAGATCAACCCATTCAGACTCCCTAGAACGTGTCAGAAGGCCAAGGAATGAGACTCTTCCTTTCCCAGACACTTCTCCAATAAAGTCAGGCGGTGATGGCAAGATTCCTCGCCGTGTTGATGATCTCATGACTTCCTTCTCAGATTCTGAG CATTACATTAGGCGCTCTGTGAATGAAATGACCTTAAGAAAACATTCCCCCATTCCAAGGAAAGACAAG GATGGTCCAGGTAATGGGCCTACTCCAAGAGGTCCACGACGTGATCCTGCTGATGAGGAACCACTCCTACCGCAAAACAATCAG ATTGCGGTGAGGGCAGAGGCTGATGCCAAGGCTGTAGCAGAGGCCACTCCAAAGAGGGAACTCACCAAGAATAAAGCTGGACCACCTGTGTACTATCCTCCTGGACATGAGCTCTTCCATGAAACAATGCAC ACAATGACTCTGAAAGAAAGCGGTCGTAGAGGTAAGGCCAAGTGGAGAATGGAACGTGCTGCTGGTTACAAGGAGAGTTCCTCACACTCTGAGACTAAAGGAGGGATGACTATGGTGCCTGTGTGCCTACCTCTGTGCTGTGGTGCTGCCTGTGTTGTCATGTAA
- the LOC136835064 gene encoding uncharacterized protein isoform X4, which yields MDHRDPRDIILDRMLDDLKTTVGGEAELISPDVRSDSTLVSSFRSTSRNEGRSSSRGGSRSGSALGGGAGVEDGGHMKHSRREYRSPDSNTHVVTEKYEYDTGDSSKTSHYQKKVIKSTYSTFNSMNAGSLEDPPHLTKGPESPPQPSQPINTKVISASQKVANRLVDALATIGGEEGYVPTVDSSDTDTLGTDTMKTSKTVGSDYSTLGRLRKNINELDSLIDSLDESQQQHNAEPPPPVEVLNSAPPEPTENIGHDVPLVLEASELPPDDDEEIPSHAVTDDPSVVLTLAAAEAHSRTVSSTTQISSHSHTGTTVQQHQVMNRSTAPPNTMANGSLRSTDSSKYDGDDEMIDDSKSGEVRRIVWRNRFEKTYETQDSSKPPVVSIEDEARRRQLLQKQQITSTSTSTSTLSSPPQRGPVSPRLPQLQCAVYWPGMGVPPNVSPGGQSWKEPIPLPTPPQLSPREPGVAYIYTYGNTSGTGVQPLPPLNYVSVPGPSSVPPSEGAPSPTPSQLQGQPIIYHYSYHYTIQPGQPLPDGAPPPPPGMVLPGSPPALQVAPSSQPLPPQPAQPVTTTHLTQTSKPAHPGHPAHPGHPAHPGHPAHPGHPAQPTQPDQPSTVVNYSLHKHTTRTSSSTVNQRDTTTNVIHPGGYPGGVGPGGPGSPHSPGSPHGPSGPHSPAEPYGSISPKDKDGPDSPNYPSKPHGPDYGPGSPNGPTDPGQGHPGSISITINKTTTRTTHHTGYPGEPGRPYSPSDVPPVTSTPYPSRGRSVSPERPPVSNAPQHITYVTNIRSTHSDSLERVRRPRNETLPFPDTSPIKSGGDGKIPRRVDDLMTSFSDSEHYIRRSVNEMTLRKHSPIPRKDKDGPGNGPTPRGPRRDPADEEPLLPQNNQIAVRAEADAKAVAEATPKRELTKNKAGPPVYYPPGHELFHETMHTMTLKESGRRGKAKWRMERAAGYKESSSHSETKGGMTMVPVCLPLCCGAACVVM from the exons GAGTACATCACGAAACGAAGGGCGGAGTTCTTCGCGCGGAGGGTCAAGAAGCGGAAGCGCCCTTGGCGGAGGAGCAGGAGTGGAGGACGGAGGTCACATGAAGCACTCCAGGAGAGAGTACAGATCTCCCGACAGCAACACTCACGTCGTGACTGAGAAGTACGAGTACGATACGGGAGATTCCAGCAAG ACAAGTCACTACCAGAAGAAAGTGATCAAGTCCACGTATTCCACTTTCAATTCCATGAATGCTGGAAGCCTGGAGGACCCTCCTCACCTCACCAAAGGACCAGAATCCCCTCCCCAGCCCTCACAGCCTATCAACACTAAAG TGATCTCTGCATCCCAGAAAGTTGCAAACAGACTGGTAGATGCCCTGGCCACCATAG GTGGGGAGGAAGGCTATGTTCCAACTGTTGATTCCAGCGACACAGACACACTGGGAACAGATACCATGAAAACATCTAAAACCGTCGGATCCGATTACTCAACGCTTGGCAGGTTGCGGAAGAACATCAATGAACTTGACTCCTTGATCGATTCACTAGATGAATCCCAGCAGCAACACAATGCTGAGCCACCCCCTCCTGTTGAGGTTCTTAATTCTGCACCGCCTGAGCCCACTGAAAACATCGGACACGACGTACCCTTAGTTCTAGAAGCCTCTGAGCTTCCTCCAGATGATGACGAAGAAATCCCCAGTCATGCAGTTACCGATGATCCGTCCGTTGTATTGACTCTGGCTGCCGCTGAAGCCCATTCTCGTACCGTTAGTTCTACGACTCAAATTTCTTCTCATTCTCACACTGGTACCACTGTCCAACAACATCAAGTGATGAACCGTA GCACAGCCCCACCAAACACAATGGCCAATGGATCCCTCAGGTCTACTGACAGCAGTAAATATGA TGGTGACGATGAGATGATTGATGACTCAAAAAGTGGGGAAGTTCGTCGGATTGTTTGGCGCAACAGATTTGAGAAGACTTACGAAACTCAGGATTCTAGCAAGCCACCAGTG GTGAGTATTGAAGATGAAGCGAGACGCCGCCAGTTGCTCCAAAAACAGCAGATCACTTCTACTTCCACCTCCACATCTACCTTGTCCTCTCCTCCACAG CGTGGGCCGGTGTCGCCTCGCCTGCCGCAGCTGCAGTGTGCAGTATATTGGCCTGGCATGGGCGTTCCTCCCAAT GTGTCTCCAGGCGGACAGTCATGGAAAGAACCAATTCCTCTTCCAACTCCACCTCAACTATCTCCCCGGGAACCAGGAGTTGCTTACATCTATACATATGGGAATACTAGTGGAACAGGTGTTCAGCCTCTACCGCCACTCAATTACGTATCAGTTCCCGGACCATCCTCTGTGCCACCGAGTGAAGGTGCACCTTCACCAACTCCATCACAGCTTCAAGGACAGCCAATTATTTACCACTACTCTTATCACTATACTATTCAACCTGGCCAGCCTCTGCCTGATGgagcaccaccaccacccccaggAATGGTTCTACCTGGATCCCCACCAGCTCTTCAGGTAGCACCATCAAGCCAGCCCCTGCCACCACAACCTGCACAGCCTGTGACAACAACACATTTGACCCAGACCAGTAAGCCAGCTCATCCCGGTCACCCAGCTCATCCCGGTCACCCAGCTCATCCCGGTCACCCAGCTCATCCCGGTCACCCAGCTCAACCAACTCAGCCTGATCAGCCGTCAACGGTAGTTAATTACAgcttacataaacacacaactCGAACGAGCTCCTCTACAGTTAACCAGAGAGATACAACAACAAACGTTATTCATCCAGGGGGATACCCTGGGGGTGTTGGGCCCGGTGGGCCAGGTTCTCCACATAGTCCAGGTAGTCCTCACGGGCCAAGTGGCCCTCACAGTCCAGCTGAGCCCTATGGTTCAATCAGTCCAAAGGACAAAGATGGCCCTGACAGTCCAAATTATCCAAGCAAACCTCACGGTCCTGATTATGGTCCAGGTAGTCCTAATGGACCAACAGATCCTGGACAAGGACATCCTGGAAGCATTTCTATCACAATCAATAAAACTACAACTCGAACTACACATCATACAGGTTACCCAGGTGAACCAGGAAGGCCATACAGTCCCAGTGATGTACCTCCAGTCACTTCTACACCTTATCCAAGCAGGGGTCGCTCAGTCTCACCTGAAAGACCTCCAGTGAGTAATGCACCGCAACACATCACATATGTGACCAATATAAGATCAACCCATTCAGACTCCCTAGAACGTGTCAGAAGGCCAAGGAATGAGACTCTTCCTTTCCCAGACACTTCTCCAATAAAGTCAGGCGGTGATGGCAAGATTCCTCGCCGTGTTGATGATCTCATGACTTCCTTCTCAGATTCTGAG CATTACATTAGGCGCTCTGTGAATGAAATGACCTTAAGAAAACATTCCCCCATTCCAAGGAAAGACAAG GATGGTCCAGGTAATGGGCCTACTCCAAGAGGTCCACGACGTGATCCTGCTGATGAGGAACCACTCCTACCGCAAAACAATCAG ATTGCGGTGAGGGCAGAGGCTGATGCCAAGGCTGTAGCAGAGGCCACTCCAAAGAGGGAACTCACCAAGAATAAAGCTGGACCACCTGTGTACTATCCTCCTGGACATGAGCTCTTCCATGAAACAATGCAC ACAATGACTCTGAAAGAAAGCGGTCGTAGAGGTAAGGCCAAGTGGAGAATGGAACGTGCTGCTGGTTACAAGGAGAGTTCCTCACACTCTGAGACTAAAGGAGGGATGACTATGGTGCCTGTGTGCCTACCTCTGTGCTGTGGTGCTGCCTGTGTTGTCATGTAA
- the LOC136835064 gene encoding uncharacterized protein isoform X2 produces MTSRVQESPFRETEWDQRLDRMLDDLKTTVGGEAELISPDVRSDSTLVSSFRSTSRNEGRSSSRGGSRSGSALGGGAGVEDGGHMKHSRREYRSPDSNTHVVTEKYEYDTGDSSKTSHYQKKVIKSTYSTFNSMNAGSLEDPPHLTKGPESPPQPSQPINTKVISASQKVANRLVDALATIGGEEGYVPTVDSSDTDTLGTDTMKTSKTVGSDYSTLGRLRKNINELDSLIDSLDESQQQHNAEPPPPVEVLNSAPPEPTENIGHDVPLVLEASELPPDDDEEIPSHAVTDDPSVVLTLAAAEAHSRTVSSTTQISSHSHTGTTVQQHQVMNRSTAPPNTMANGSLRSTDSSKYDGDDEMIDDSKSGEVRRIVWRNRFEKTYETQDSSKPPVVSIEDEARRRQLLQKQQITSTSTSTSTLSSPPQRGPVSPRLPQLQCAVYWPGMGVPPNVSPGGQSWKEPIPLPTPPQLSPREPGVAYIYTYGNTSGTGVQPLPPLNYVSVPGPSSVPPSEGAPSPTPSQLQGQPIIYHYSYHYTIQPGQPLPDGAPPPPPGMVLPGSPPALQVAPSSQPLPPQPAQPVTTTHLTQTSKPAHPGHPAHPGHPAHPGHPAHPGHPAQPTQPDQPSTVVNYSLHKHTTRTSSSTVNQRDTTTNVIHPGGYPGGVGPGGPGSPHSPGSPHGPSGPHSPAEPYGSISPKDKDGPDSPNYPSKPHGPDYGPGSPNGPTDPGQGHPGSISITINKTTTRTTHHTGYPGEPGRPYSPSDVPPVTSTPYPSRGRSVSPERPPVSNAPQHITYVTNIRSTHSDSLERVRRPRNETLPFPDTSPIKSGGDGKIPRRVDDLMTSFSDSEHYIRRSVNEMTLRKHSPIPRKDKDGPGNGPTPRGPRRDPADEEPLLPQNNQIAVRAEADAKAVAEATPKRELTKNKAGPPVYYPPGHELFHETMHTMTLKESGRRGKAKWRMERAAGYKESSSHSETKGGMTMVPVCLPLCCGAACVVM; encoded by the exons GAGTACATCACGAAACGAAGGGCGGAGTTCTTCGCGCGGAGGGTCAAGAAGCGGAAGCGCCCTTGGCGGAGGAGCAGGAGTGGAGGACGGAGGTCACATGAAGCACTCCAGGAGAGAGTACAGATCTCCCGACAGCAACACTCACGTCGTGACTGAGAAGTACGAGTACGATACGGGAGATTCCAGCAAG ACAAGTCACTACCAGAAGAAAGTGATCAAGTCCACGTATTCCACTTTCAATTCCATGAATGCTGGAAGCCTGGAGGACCCTCCTCACCTCACCAAAGGACCAGAATCCCCTCCCCAGCCCTCACAGCCTATCAACACTAAAG TGATCTCTGCATCCCAGAAAGTTGCAAACAGACTGGTAGATGCCCTGGCCACCATAG GTGGGGAGGAAGGCTATGTTCCAACTGTTGATTCCAGCGACACAGACACACTGGGAACAGATACCATGAAAACATCTAAAACCGTCGGATCCGATTACTCAACGCTTGGCAGGTTGCGGAAGAACATCAATGAACTTGACTCCTTGATCGATTCACTAGATGAATCCCAGCAGCAACACAATGCTGAGCCACCCCCTCCTGTTGAGGTTCTTAATTCTGCACCGCCTGAGCCCACTGAAAACATCGGACACGACGTACCCTTAGTTCTAGAAGCCTCTGAGCTTCCTCCAGATGATGACGAAGAAATCCCCAGTCATGCAGTTACCGATGATCCGTCCGTTGTATTGACTCTGGCTGCCGCTGAAGCCCATTCTCGTACCGTTAGTTCTACGACTCAAATTTCTTCTCATTCTCACACTGGTACCACTGTCCAACAACATCAAGTGATGAACCGTA GCACAGCCCCACCAAACACAATGGCCAATGGATCCCTCAGGTCTACTGACAGCAGTAAATATGA TGGTGACGATGAGATGATTGATGACTCAAAAAGTGGGGAAGTTCGTCGGATTGTTTGGCGCAACAGATTTGAGAAGACTTACGAAACTCAGGATTCTAGCAAGCCACCAGTG GTGAGTATTGAAGATGAAGCGAGACGCCGCCAGTTGCTCCAAAAACAGCAGATCACTTCTACTTCCACCTCCACATCTACCTTGTCCTCTCCTCCACAG CGTGGGCCGGTGTCGCCTCGCCTGCCGCAGCTGCAGTGTGCAGTATATTGGCCTGGCATGGGCGTTCCTCCCAAT GTGTCTCCAGGCGGACAGTCATGGAAAGAACCAATTCCTCTTCCAACTCCACCTCAACTATCTCCCCGGGAACCAGGAGTTGCTTACATCTATACATATGGGAATACTAGTGGAACAGGTGTTCAGCCTCTACCGCCACTCAATTACGTATCAGTTCCCGGACCATCCTCTGTGCCACCGAGTGAAGGTGCACCTTCACCAACTCCATCACAGCTTCAAGGACAGCCAATTATTTACCACTACTCTTATCACTATACTATTCAACCTGGCCAGCCTCTGCCTGATGgagcaccaccaccacccccaggAATGGTTCTACCTGGATCCCCACCAGCTCTTCAGGTAGCACCATCAAGCCAGCCCCTGCCACCACAACCTGCACAGCCTGTGACAACAACACATTTGACCCAGACCAGTAAGCCAGCTCATCCCGGTCACCCAGCTCATCCCGGTCACCCAGCTCATCCCGGTCACCCAGCTCATCCCGGTCACCCAGCTCAACCAACTCAGCCTGATCAGCCGTCAACGGTAGTTAATTACAgcttacataaacacacaactCGAACGAGCTCCTCTACAGTTAACCAGAGAGATACAACAACAAACGTTATTCATCCAGGGGGATACCCTGGGGGTGTTGGGCCCGGTGGGCCAGGTTCTCCACATAGTCCAGGTAGTCCTCACGGGCCAAGTGGCCCTCACAGTCCAGCTGAGCCCTATGGTTCAATCAGTCCAAAGGACAAAGATGGCCCTGACAGTCCAAATTATCCAAGCAAACCTCACGGTCCTGATTATGGTCCAGGTAGTCCTAATGGACCAACAGATCCTGGACAAGGACATCCTGGAAGCATTTCTATCACAATCAATAAAACTACAACTCGAACTACACATCATACAGGTTACCCAGGTGAACCAGGAAGGCCATACAGTCCCAGTGATGTACCTCCAGTCACTTCTACACCTTATCCAAGCAGGGGTCGCTCAGTCTCACCTGAAAGACCTCCAGTGAGTAATGCACCGCAACACATCACATATGTGACCAATATAAGATCAACCCATTCAGACTCCCTAGAACGTGTCAGAAGGCCAAGGAATGAGACTCTTCCTTTCCCAGACACTTCTCCAATAAAGTCAGGCGGTGATGGCAAGATTCCTCGCCGTGTTGATGATCTCATGACTTCCTTCTCAGATTCTGAG CATTACATTAGGCGCTCTGTGAATGAAATGACCTTAAGAAAACATTCCCCCATTCCAAGGAAAGACAAG GATGGTCCAGGTAATGGGCCTACTCCAAGAGGTCCACGACGTGATCCTGCTGATGAGGAACCACTCCTACCGCAAAACAATCAG ATTGCGGTGAGGGCAGAGGCTGATGCCAAGGCTGTAGCAGAGGCCACTCCAAAGAGGGAACTCACCAAGAATAAAGCTGGACCACCTGTGTACTATCCTCCTGGACATGAGCTCTTCCATGAAACAATGCAC ACAATGACTCTGAAAGAAAGCGGTCGTAGAGGTAAGGCCAAGTGGAGAATGGAACGTGCTGCTGGTTACAAGGAGAGTTCCTCACACTCTGAGACTAAAGGAGGGATGACTATGGTGCCTGTGTGCCTACCTCTGTGCTGTGGTGCTGCCTGTGTTGTCATGTAA